A stretch of Haloprofundus halophilus DNA encodes these proteins:
- a CDS encoding DUF7344 domain-containing protein, which produces MTATEYHRLHASKQRRTALDVLESRNPPVDLEELAAAIAARAEGMGTADDEAIDRIALRLHHAHLPMMANLGVIDYDPDVKSVEFCPRRSDSRTT; this is translated from the coding sequence TTGACTGCGACCGAGTATCACCGACTGCACGCCTCGAAGCAGCGTCGAACCGCGCTCGACGTCCTCGAGAGCAGAAATCCCCCTGTCGACCTCGAGGAGTTGGCGGCGGCGATCGCAGCGAGAGCGGAGGGGATGGGGACGGCTGACGACGAGGCCATCGACCGGATAGCGCTCCGGCTCCACCACGCTCACCTCCCGATGATGGCCAATCTCGGCGTCATCGACTACGACCCGGACGTGAAATCGGTCGAGTTCTGCCCTCGTCGCTCCGACTCTCGGACGACGTAG
- a CDS encoding PAS domain S-box protein, with amino-acid sequence MPDSLTESLRETLDLFDGSGEPRTTPEVADLLDLGRRSTYERLERLVEHGELETKKVGANARVWWLPPSASVDHSLDTRRDHERFASLVEAVEAYAIFVLDPEGRVRTWNRGAARIEGYDAHEVVGEHVSTFYTETERDARVPEEHLSIAAETGLLEDDGWRVRSDGSRFWASVTIAAVRDDGGELEGYVTVVRETTGREEREVEKSEQRYRTLAENFPNGAVALLDEELRHTLVEGRGFEKLDFSAADLRRKRVQDVYSEELLEVVEPNYRAALEGESNSFELEVQGRTFAFQTLPLTTDDGDVFAAMATSQDVTERKEYEQTIRDAKSRLQAATEAGAVGTFEWYIPEDRVVVGPSFADQFGVDPDLAQEGVSSDLFVAAIHEDDRERIVRKVEEAVASCGEHKEEYRVRNADGELRWVAARGHVECDDDGDPVVFLGALVDITERKQAEIALEKQRHQLAALNDLNAIIRDITDTVIDQPTREKIEATVCERLADVDSYEFAWIGDVDAASQAVKVRAEAGVEGYLDEVPISVDPDDSTGRGPAGKAVRTGEIRVLQDALSDPDFEPWRHFAEQYGYRSCAAIPLVHDGNLYGLLAIYADRPKAFDGQEREVIAQLGEVVGHAIAAIERKQALMSDEITEIQFIIPSILETFGVDFDVDGTITFEQTTTIGDDDFLQYGTVDATAIDVVKGLTEQIPHFTDMTVVDRETDTNWFELQVSEPPVVSAVASHGGHVKQMKVEDGDCHMTIHLPTSVAARSIIDTVRGTYPTAKMASRRQITRDDDSLERVHRLVTEDLTERQRTALEAAVYAGYFAWPRERTGERIAESIGIASPTFHQHLRKAQQKVFGSLFATPASGQ; translated from the coding sequence ATGCCCGATTCGCTGACCGAGAGCCTTCGGGAGACGCTCGACCTCTTCGACGGCTCCGGGGAACCGCGGACGACGCCCGAGGTGGCGGACCTCCTCGACCTCGGTCGTCGGAGTACGTACGAACGCCTGGAACGGCTCGTCGAGCACGGCGAACTCGAAACCAAGAAGGTCGGAGCGAACGCGCGCGTGTGGTGGCTGCCGCCATCGGCGTCGGTCGATCACTCTCTCGACACTCGGCGGGACCACGAGCGGTTCGCGTCTCTCGTCGAGGCGGTCGAAGCGTACGCCATCTTCGTACTCGACCCGGAGGGACGCGTCCGAACCTGGAACCGAGGCGCCGCGCGAATCGAGGGGTACGACGCCCACGAGGTCGTCGGCGAACACGTTTCGACGTTTTACACCGAGACGGAACGGGACGCGCGAGTCCCCGAAGAACACCTGTCCATCGCCGCCGAAACGGGTCTCCTCGAAGACGACGGATGGCGCGTCCGGTCCGACGGCTCGCGCTTCTGGGCGAGCGTTACGATTGCGGCCGTCAGGGACGACGGCGGCGAACTCGAGGGCTACGTGACGGTCGTTCGGGAGACGACCGGCCGCGAGGAGCGCGAGGTCGAAAAGTCCGAGCAGCGTTACCGCACCCTCGCGGAAAACTTTCCGAACGGAGCGGTCGCGCTCCTCGACGAGGAGTTGCGGCACACGCTCGTCGAGGGACGGGGTTTCGAGAAGCTCGACTTTAGCGCCGCTGATCTCCGGCGTAAACGGGTACAGGACGTGTACTCCGAAGAGCTCTTAGAGGTCGTCGAACCGAACTACCGCGCCGCACTCGAAGGCGAGTCAAACTCGTTCGAGTTGGAGGTCCAGGGGCGGACGTTCGCGTTCCAAACGCTCCCGTTGACCACCGACGACGGCGACGTGTTCGCGGCCATGGCGACGAGCCAGGACGTCACCGAACGGAAAGAGTACGAACAGACCATCCGCGACGCCAAATCCCGACTACAGGCTGCAACCGAGGCCGGCGCGGTCGGTACCTTCGAGTGGTACATCCCCGAAGACAGGGTAGTCGTGGGGCCCTCGTTCGCCGACCAGTTCGGCGTCGACCCCGACCTGGCCCAAGAGGGTGTGTCGTCCGACCTATTCGTCGCGGCCATCCACGAGGACGACCGTGAGCGAATCGTGCGAAAAGTAGAGGAGGCGGTTGCATCCTGCGGGGAGCACAAAGAGGAGTACCGCGTCCGGAACGCCGACGGCGAACTCCGATGGGTGGCTGCTCGCGGTCACGTCGAGTGCGACGACGACGGCGACCCCGTCGTCTTCCTCGGCGCACTCGTCGACATCACGGAACGGAAACAGGCCGAGATAGCCCTCGAAAAGCAGAGACACCAACTCGCCGCGCTGAACGACCTCAACGCCATCATCCGTGATATCACGGACACGGTCATCGACCAGCCCACTCGCGAGAAAATCGAGGCGACCGTCTGTGAGCGCCTCGCCGACGTGGACTCGTACGAATTCGCCTGGATCGGCGACGTCGACGCCGCTTCCCAGGCGGTGAAAGTGCGAGCCGAAGCCGGCGTGGAGGGGTATCTCGACGAGGTTCCGATCTCCGTGGACCCGGACGACTCGACGGGGCGAGGGCCGGCCGGGAAAGCCGTCAGAACGGGGGAGATACGGGTTCTCCAAGACGCCCTGTCGGACCCCGACTTCGAGCCCTGGCGCCACTTCGCCGAGCAGTACGGCTACCGCTCGTGCGCCGCGATTCCGCTCGTCCACGACGGAAACCTGTACGGACTGCTCGCGATATACGCGGACCGCCCGAAAGCGTTCGACGGTCAGGAGCGCGAGGTGATCGCTCAACTCGGCGAAGTCGTCGGTCACGCTATCGCGGCTATCGAGCGCAAACAGGCGCTGATGAGCGACGAGATCACCGAGATACAGTTTATCATCCCGTCTATCCTCGAGACCTTCGGAGTCGATTTCGACGTCGATGGGACGATCACGTTCGAACAGACCACAACAATCGGCGACGACGATTTCCTCCAGTACGGAACCGTCGACGCGACGGCCATCGACGTCGTGAAGGGGCTCACCGAACAGATTCCTCACTTCACGGATATGACGGTCGTCGACCGAGAAACCGACACGAACTGGTTCGAACTACAGGTCTCCGAGCCACCTGTCGTGTCGGCCGTCGCGTCTCACGGCGGTCACGTGAAGCAGATGAAGGTCGAAGACGGCGACTGCCACATGACGATCCACCTCCCCACCAGCGTCGCCGCTCGAAGCATCATCGACACGGTTCGAGGGACCTATCCGACGGCGAAGATGGCCTCACGCCGACAGATTACGCGGGACGACGACAGTCTCGAAAGGGTCCATCGGTTGGTGACCGAAGACTTGACCGAACGTCAACGAACCGCACTCGAGGCGGCCGTCTACGCGGGATATTTCGCGTGGCCGCGCGAGAGAACCGGCGAACGTATCGCCGAGTCGATCGGCATCGCGTCTCCGACGTTCCACCAGCACCTCCGGAAGGCTCAGCAGAAAGTGTTCGGGTCGCTGTTTGCGACACCGGCATCGGGTCAGTAG
- a CDS encoding DUF7122 family protein produces MSDGADGVDDEGSDAPTNSGQRFDRLPATDDEREVPGRATREEVVGWWEERFGIPPETFDGFTFWEKGKGKIWAFHGDTVDPIRIEGLGMSFLRTRQEHWKPTTNAVQRFGKKANRNVVELSGETAKRFAAGEDQEVEWDGDWGYLVVAHELVGEREPMGVGLYLYGELRSTVPKGRQESLPVLD; encoded by the coding sequence GTGAGCGACGGTGCGGACGGGGTCGACGATGAGGGTTCGGACGCGCCGACGAACTCCGGCCAGCGGTTCGACCGCCTCCCCGCCACCGACGACGAGCGCGAAGTCCCGGGCCGGGCGACCCGCGAGGAGGTCGTCGGCTGGTGGGAGGAGCGCTTCGGCATCCCCCCGGAGACGTTCGACGGCTTCACGTTCTGGGAGAAAGGCAAAGGCAAAATCTGGGCGTTCCACGGCGACACCGTCGACCCGATACGCATCGAGGGTCTCGGGATGTCGTTCCTCCGGACACGTCAAGAGCACTGGAAGCCGACGACGAACGCCGTCCAGCGCTTCGGAAAGAAGGCGAACAGAAACGTCGTCGAACTCTCGGGCGAGACAGCAAAGCGGTTCGCCGCCGGTGAGGACCAGGAAGTGGAGTGGGACGGCGACTGGGGTTATCTCGTCGTCGCTCACGAACTCGTCGGCGAGCGCGAACCGATGGGGGTCGGCCTGTATCTCTACGGCGAACTTCGGTCGACGGTGCCGAAGGGTCGACAGGAGTCGCTGCCGGTGCTGGACTGA
- a CDS encoding RsmB/NOP family class I SAM-dependent RNA methyltransferase has protein sequence MNPLERYAPLVDDEEAFFAACERPLPSVVRVNTIKTTPARAREALDEEGVGYEPAGWHDEILKLDGRSPGTTWPYFHGWLHGQEEVSALPALAVDPEPGEFVWDACAAPGSKTTQLAALMDDTGLLVGNDNNLGRLSALRHNAERLGVTNLAVTNQDARNFSLKPFGSGQFGGYGYDGDDGDSDDDSDDAPDDAAREAFDRALVDAPCSCEGTVRKNPDVLDQWTMDHVHSVAGIQKGILRRAIQATKPGGTVVYSTCTFAPEENEAILSHALEEEACRMVEFDSPLEAVPGVTEWEGEEYHPDVTKAHRVYPHHNDTGGFFCAKLEVEA, from the coding sequence ATGAATCCCTTGGAGCGGTACGCGCCGCTCGTCGACGACGAGGAGGCGTTCTTCGCCGCCTGCGAGCGACCGCTTCCGTCCGTCGTCCGCGTGAACACCATCAAGACCACGCCCGCCCGCGCCCGCGAGGCGCTCGACGAGGAGGGCGTCGGCTACGAACCGGCCGGCTGGCACGACGAAATCCTGAAACTCGACGGCCGCAGTCCGGGGACGACGTGGCCGTACTTCCACGGCTGGCTCCACGGCCAAGAGGAGGTGTCGGCGCTGCCGGCGCTGGCCGTCGACCCCGAACCGGGCGAGTTCGTCTGGGACGCCTGCGCCGCGCCGGGCAGTAAGACGACCCAACTCGCCGCGCTGATGGACGACACCGGACTCCTCGTCGGCAACGACAACAACCTCGGACGCCTCTCGGCGCTCCGACACAACGCCGAGCGACTCGGCGTGACCAACCTCGCGGTGACGAACCAGGACGCCCGAAACTTCTCGCTCAAACCGTTCGGCTCCGGCCAGTTCGGCGGCTACGGATACGACGGTGACGACGGCGACAGCGACGACGATAGCGACGATGCGCCCGACGACGCCGCCCGCGAGGCGTTCGACCGGGCACTCGTCGACGCGCCCTGTTCGTGTGAGGGAACGGTCCGAAAGAACCCCGACGTGCTCGACCAGTGGACGATGGACCACGTCCACAGCGTCGCAGGTATCCAGAAGGGAATCCTCCGGCGGGCGATTCAGGCGACGAAACCCGGCGGCACCGTCGTCTACTCGACGTGCACCTTCGCACCCGAGGAGAACGAGGCCATCCTCAGCCACGCGTTGGAGGAAGAAGCGTGCCGGATGGTCGAGTTCGATTCGCCGCTCGAAGCGGTGCCCGGCGTCACCGAGTGGGAGGGCGAGGAGTACCACCCCGACGTGACGAAGGCGCACCGCGTCTACCCACACCACAACGACACGGGCGGGTTCTTCTGCGCGAAACTGGAGGTGGAAGCGTGA
- a CDS encoding proteasome assembly chaperone family protein — MARINVLADDLEFDEPLLVEGLPGVGLVGKIAADHLVETFEMTHYANVHCESIPKVAVYRDADRSVHPPVRIYGDAERDQLVLQSDVPISPGAATEFADCLGDWFDEISLTPVYISGLPREKDDEPPALYGIGTGDAASMLDDAGIDAPSEMGLVSGPTGALLSYAVENDQNAVGLVVESDPQFPDPEAARVVVTEGLNALSDVAVPTDDLVDRAEEIREAKQRLAQRLQNAENDESSQAQPLRMYQ, encoded by the coding sequence ATGGCTCGAATCAACGTGCTCGCCGACGACCTGGAGTTCGACGAACCGCTGCTCGTAGAGGGGCTTCCCGGTGTCGGACTGGTCGGGAAGATCGCCGCCGACCACCTCGTCGAGACGTTCGAGATGACTCACTACGCGAACGTCCACTGCGAGAGCATCCCGAAGGTCGCCGTCTACCGCGACGCCGACCGGAGCGTCCACCCGCCAGTCCGAATCTACGGCGACGCAGAGCGGGACCAGCTCGTCCTCCAGAGCGACGTGCCCATCTCGCCCGGCGCGGCCACCGAGTTCGCCGACTGCCTCGGCGACTGGTTCGACGAGATCAGCCTCACGCCCGTCTACATCAGCGGACTCCCCCGTGAGAAGGACGACGAACCCCCGGCGCTCTACGGCATCGGCACCGGCGACGCCGCGTCGATGCTCGACGACGCCGGTATCGACGCCCCCTCGGAGATGGGACTCGTCTCCGGTCCGACCGGCGCGCTGCTGAGCTACGCCGTCGAGAACGACCAGAACGCCGTCGGCCTCGTCGTCGAGTCCGACCCGCAGTTCCCGGACCCGGAGGCGGCCCGCGTCGTCGTCACCGAGGGACTCAACGCGCTCTCGGATGTGGCGGTGCCGACCGACGACCTCGTCGACCGCGCCGAGGAGATTCGAGAGGCCAAGCAGCGTCTCGCCCAGCGCCTTCAGAACGCCGAGAACGACGAGAGTTCGCAGGCGCAGCCGCTTCGGATGTATCAGTAG
- the grpE gene encoding nucleotide exchange factor GrpE produces the protein MTDDAPDESAAEREAEEHTEQSVTDASAADAEATENGANDPSGERVESDENAAGSVEAEPTADDADPAARAAEYDDELAADVAALQSRVEELETELAEKDERVEELESGLRRTQADFKNYKKRAKKKQDDIRDRATEDLVARLVGVRDNLLRALDQEEGADIRPGVESTLKEFDRVLDDENVEPIEPDAGEPVDPQRHEVMMRVDSDHPEGTVADVYQPGYEMAEKVIRAAQVTVSKGDE, from the coding sequence ATGACCGACGACGCACCCGACGAGTCAGCGGCGGAGCGAGAAGCCGAGGAGCACACCGAGCAGTCGGTTACGGACGCGTCGGCGGCGGACGCCGAGGCGACCGAGAACGGCGCGAACGACCCGAGCGGTGAGCGCGTCGAGAGCGACGAAAACGCGGCGGGTTCGGTCGAAGCCGAACCGACGGCCGACGATGCCGACCCCGCCGCGCGCGCGGCGGAGTACGACGACGAACTCGCCGCCGACGTGGCCGCGTTGCAGTCGCGGGTCGAGGAACTCGAAACCGAACTCGCGGAGAAGGACGAGCGCGTCGAGGAACTGGAGTCGGGCCTGCGCCGCACGCAGGCGGACTTCAAGAACTACAAGAAGCGCGCGAAGAAGAAACAGGACGACATCCGCGACCGGGCGACCGAGGACCTCGTCGCCCGTCTCGTCGGCGTCCGCGACAACCTCCTGCGCGCGCTCGACCAGGAAGAGGGTGCCGACATCCGTCCCGGCGTCGAGTCGACGCTCAAGGAGTTCGACCGCGTCCTCGACGACGAGAACGTCGAACCCATCGAACCCGACGCCGGCGAACCCGTCGACCCGCAGCGCCACGAGGTGATGATGCGCGTCGACAGCGACCACCCCGAGGGCACCGTCGCCGACGTCTACCAACCGGGTTACGAGATGGCCGAGAAGGTCATCCGTGCGGCGCAGGTGACGGTGAGCAAAGGCGACGAGTGA
- the dnaK gene encoding molecular chaperone DnaK yields the protein MASNKILGIDLGTTNSAFAVMEGGDPEIIVNAEGDRTTPSVVAFTDDERLVGKPAKNQAIQNPDRTFRSIKRHMGEEEFTVDVDGEEYTPEQISAMILQKIKRDAEEYLGDDVEKAVITVPAYFNDRQRQATKDAGEIAGFEVERIINEPTAASMAYGLDDDSDQTVLVYDLGGGTFDVSILDLGGGVYEVVATNGDNDLGGDDWDEAIIDYLAQEFENDHGIDLREDRQALQRLKDAAEEAKIELSSRKETDINLPFVTATDSGPVHLEQSLTRAKFESLTSDLIDRTVEPTEQALSDAGYSKSDIDEVILVGGSTRMPQVQEKVSDLVGQEPKKNVNPDEAVALGAAIQGGVLGGEVDDIVLLDVTPLSLGIEVKGGLFERLIEKNTTIPTEESKIFTTAADNQTSVQVRVFQGEREMAQNNELLGEFQLTGIPPAPAGTPQIEVTFNIDENGIVNVEAEDKGSGNKEDITIEGGAGLSDEEVERMQEEAEQHAEEDKQRRERIEARNEAEGAVQRAEKLLDENEENIDDDLYADIESAIEDVEATLEDEDASTEELEDATEDLSQELQEIGKQMYQQQAQAGPGGAGGAAGGPGGAGPGGMGDMGGDESDDGDEYVDADFEDVDEDNS from the coding sequence ATGGCGAGTAACAAGATTCTCGGTATCGACCTCGGTACCACGAACAGCGCGTTCGCGGTGATGGAAGGTGGCGACCCCGAAATCATCGTCAACGCCGAGGGCGACCGCACGACTCCCTCCGTCGTCGCGTTCACCGACGACGAGCGACTCGTCGGCAAACCGGCGAAGAACCAGGCGATTCAGAACCCCGACCGGACGTTCCGCTCCATCAAGCGCCACATGGGCGAGGAGGAGTTCACGGTCGACGTCGACGGCGAGGAGTACACGCCCGAGCAGATCTCGGCGATGATCCTCCAGAAGATCAAGCGCGACGCCGAGGAGTATCTCGGCGACGACGTGGAGAAGGCGGTCATCACGGTCCCCGCGTACTTCAACGACCGACAGCGCCAGGCGACGAAAGACGCCGGCGAGATCGCCGGCTTCGAAGTCGAGCGCATCATCAACGAACCGACGGCGGCGTCGATGGCGTACGGTCTCGACGACGACTCCGACCAGACGGTTCTCGTTTACGACCTCGGCGGCGGCACCTTCGACGTCTCTATCCTCGACCTCGGCGGGGGCGTCTACGAGGTCGTCGCCACCAACGGTGACAACGACCTCGGCGGCGACGACTGGGACGAGGCCATCATCGACTACCTCGCCCAGGAGTTCGAGAACGACCACGGCATCGACCTCCGCGAGGACCGACAGGCGCTGCAGCGCCTGAAGGACGCCGCGGAGGAGGCGAAGATCGAGCTCTCCTCGCGCAAGGAGACCGACATCAACCTCCCGTTCGTCACGGCGACGGATTCGGGTCCCGTCCACCTCGAACAGTCGCTCACCCGCGCGAAGTTCGAGAGCCTCACCTCCGACCTCATCGACCGGACGGTCGAACCCACCGAGCAGGCGCTCTCGGACGCCGGCTACTCGAAATCCGACATCGACGAGGTCATCCTCGTCGGCGGGTCGACCCGGATGCCGCAGGTTCAGGAGAAAGTGAGCGACCTCGTCGGCCAGGAACCGAAGAAGAACGTCAACCCCGACGAGGCCGTCGCGCTCGGCGCGGCCATTCAGGGCGGCGTCCTCGGCGGCGAAGTCGACGACATCGTCCTGCTCGACGTGACGCCGCTCAGCCTCGGTATCGAGGTCAAAGGAGGTCTCTTCGAGCGCCTCATCGAGAAGAACACCACGATTCCGACCGAGGAGTCGAAAATCTTCACCACGGCGGCGGACAACCAGACCTCCGTCCAGGTCCGCGTCTTCCAAGGTGAGCGCGAGATGGCGCAGAACAACGAGTTGCTCGGCGAGTTCCAGCTCACGGGCATCCCGCCCGCACCCGCCGGAACGCCGCAGATCGAGGTGACGTTCAACATCGACGAGAACGGCATCGTCAACGTCGAAGCCGAGGACAAAGGCTCCGGCAACAAGGAGGACATCACCATCGAGGGCGGCGCGGGGCTCTCCGACGAAGAGGTCGAGCGGATGCAGGAGGAAGCCGAACAGCACGCCGAGGAGGACAAGCAGCGCCGCGAGCGCATCGAGGCTCGCAACGAGGCCGAGGGCGCGGTCCAGCGCGCCGAGAAACTGCTCGACGAGAACGAGGAGAACATCGACGACGACCTCTACGCGGATATCGAGTCGGCAATCGAGGACGTCGAGGCGACGCTCGAAGACGAGGACGCCTCCACCGAGGAACTCGAAGACGCGACCGAGGACCTCTCGCAGGAACTGCAGGAGATCGGCAAGCAGATGTACCAGCAGCAGGCCCAGGCCGGACCGGGTGGCGCAGGCGGGGCCGCGGGCGGCCCCGGCGGCGCGGGTCCCGGCGGTATGGGCGACATGGGCGGCGACGAGTCGGACGACGGCGACGAGTACGTCGACGCCGACTTCGAGGACGTAGACGAGGACAACTCGTAG
- the dnaJ gene encoding molecular chaperone DnaJ: MSEDFYDVLGVSRDADEDEIKQAYRKKAAEYHPDVSDDPDADEKFKKVKKAKEVLTNDEKRRMYDQVGHDRFEEAQKRGGVGGGGGGFGGGNPFGGGGGGGFEDIFNQFFGGGAGGNGRGQQNRPRQGRNLRTNVTLDLEDVYEGVTKQVTITRPERCSDCDGEGHPADAEAQTCPECNGQGQVTQVSQTPFGRVQQTTTCRRCGGEGELYDETCATCGGDGTVREEATLTVDVPAGIQNGQTLRMEREGAPGENRGPNGDLLIDVQIRPHDDFERDGDDLHYQHPISFPQAVFGSTVEVPTLGGSVEMDIPEGTQSGETFRLKGKGMPRLRRRGEGDLYVQVQIVTPEQMNKEQREALEAFAEAGGEEVDVKEGFFEKIKNSF; this comes from the coding sequence ATGAGCGAGGACTTCTACGACGTACTCGGGGTGTCGCGCGACGCCGACGAGGACGAGATAAAACAGGCGTACCGGAAGAAGGCCGCGGAGTACCATCCGGACGTGAGCGACGACCCAGACGCCGACGAGAAGTTCAAGAAGGTCAAGAAGGCCAAGGAGGTGCTCACCAACGACGAGAAGCGCCGGATGTACGACCAGGTGGGCCACGACCGCTTCGAGGAGGCCCAGAAACGCGGCGGCGTCGGCGGCGGGGGCGGTGGCTTCGGCGGCGGCAACCCCTTCGGCGGCGGGGGCGGCGGCGGCTTCGAAGACATCTTCAACCAGTTCTTCGGCGGCGGCGCGGGCGGCAACGGCCGCGGCCAGCAGAACCGCCCGCGGCAGGGCCGCAACCTCCGCACGAACGTGACGCTCGACCTCGAAGACGTGTACGAGGGGGTCACGAAGCAGGTGACCATCACCCGACCCGAGCGCTGTTCGGACTGCGACGGCGAGGGCCACCCTGCCGACGCCGAGGCGCAAACCTGCCCCGAGTGCAACGGCCAAGGGCAGGTCACGCAGGTGTCGCAGACGCCGTTCGGTCGCGTCCAGCAGACGACCACGTGTCGGCGCTGCGGCGGCGAGGGCGAGCTGTACGACGAGACCTGCGCCACGTGCGGCGGTGACGGCACCGTTCGCGAGGAGGCGACGCTCACCGTCGACGTGCCCGCCGGAATCCAGAACGGCCAAACGCTCCGGATGGAGCGCGAGGGTGCGCCCGGCGAGAATCGCGGCCCGAACGGCGACCTGCTCATCGATGTGCAGATTCGCCCGCACGACGACTTCGAGCGCGACGGCGACGACCTGCACTATCAGCACCCCATCTCGTTCCCGCAGGCGGTGTTCGGGTCGACCGTCGAGGTTCCGACGCTCGGCGGCAGCGTCGAGATGGATATCCCGGAGGGAACCCAGAGCGGCGAGACGTTCAGACTGAAGGGAAAGGGGATGCCCCGACTCCGCCGTCGCGGTGAGGGCGACCTCTACGTGCAGGTGCAGATCGTGACGCCCGAGCAGATGAACAAAGAGCAGCGCGAGGCGCTGGAAGCGTTCGCCGAGGCCGGCGGCGAGGAGGTCGACGTGAAGGAAGGCTTCTTCGAGAAGATCAAGAACTCCTTCTAG
- a CDS encoding cupin domain-containing protein — MHFLRDALDADNLGVTVLDCEAGWSGMEHDHGEEDHEEIYLLVHGAATVTVDGVDVSLEPGDAVRIPPDATRQINVGDEDSTLVLAGAP; from the coding sequence ATGCACTTCCTGCGCGACGCGCTCGACGCCGACAACCTCGGCGTGACGGTGCTCGACTGCGAGGCGGGCTGGTCAGGAATGGAACACGACCACGGCGAGGAAGACCACGAGGAGATCTATCTTCTCGTCCACGGCGCGGCGACGGTCACCGTCGACGGCGTCGACGTATCGCTCGAACCCGGCGACGCCGTTCGGATTCCGCCGGATGCGACGCGGCAGATCAACGTCGGCGACGAGGACAGCACGCTCGTACTCGCGGGCGCACCGTAG
- a CDS encoding CobW family GTP-binding protein: MSDTDADRIPVTVVSGYLGAGKTTLVNHVLQNRRGMEVAVVVNDMGEVNVDAELLADAADSGDGDSDEGVLDLSNGCICCELQGDLLEQTAELAETRSFDYLLVESSGISEPLPVARSFVEGSPESDVDPTDHYRLDTTVSVVDAYGFWKEFDPTTRKESASVDRPLADVFVDQIEFCDVLLLNKCDMVPDDELDRIESVVRELQPRADLTRTTYSEVDPERILGTGRFDVGEARKNVGWKRRLAEHERGEETESHHDEGSHEHDEGNHEHDHGGHEHDHGGLTAAEAHGVSSFVYADETAFHPQRFAAWLRDWDGSIVRAKGFFLLAGREESVMGLSQAGPSVQAGPIGDWDDADTPRTRLVFIGSEMDETRLRTELDDCLVDERERAEPAARDDPFPLATTVDE; the protein is encoded by the coding sequence ATGAGTGACACCGACGCCGACCGAATCCCGGTCACCGTGGTCAGCGGCTACCTCGGCGCGGGGAAGACGACGCTCGTCAACCACGTCCTGCAGAACCGACGCGGCATGGAAGTCGCCGTCGTCGTCAACGACATGGGCGAGGTGAACGTCGACGCCGAACTGCTCGCCGACGCCGCGGACAGTGGTGACGGCGACAGCGACGAGGGCGTTCTCGACCTCTCGAACGGCTGTATCTGCTGCGAGTTACAGGGCGACCTGCTCGAACAAACGGCTGAACTGGCCGAGACGCGGTCGTTCGACTACCTGTTGGTCGAGTCCTCCGGAATCAGCGAACCGCTGCCCGTCGCGCGGTCGTTCGTCGAAGGCTCGCCCGAGAGCGACGTCGACCCGACCGACCACTACCGACTCGACACCACCGTCTCGGTCGTCGACGCCTACGGGTTCTGGAAGGAGTTCGACCCGACGACGCGCAAGGAGTCGGCGTCGGTGGACCGCCCGCTCGCCGACGTGTTCGTCGACCAGATCGAGTTCTGTGACGTGCTGCTGTTGAACAAGTGCGACATGGTGCCCGACGACGAACTCGACCGCATCGAGTCGGTGGTTCGTGAACTGCAACCTCGGGCGGACCTCACCCGAACGACCTACTCGGAGGTCGACCCCGAGCGCATCCTCGGTACCGGTCGGTTCGACGTGGGAGAAGCCCGGAAGAACGTCGGCTGGAAACGGCGACTCGCCGAACACGAGCGAGGTGAGGAGACGGAGAGCCACCACGACGAAGGCAGTCACGAGCACGACGAAGGCAATCACGAGCACGACCATGGCGGTCACGAGCACGACCACGGCGGACTGACCGCCGCCGAAGCCCACGGCGTCTCGTCGTTCGTCTACGCGGACGAGACGGCGTTTCATCCGCAGCGGTTCGCGGCGTGGCTCCGAGACTGGGACGGGAGTATCGTCCGCGCGAAGGGGTTTTTCCTCCTCGCGGGCCGCGAGGAGTCGGTGATGGGGCTGAGTCAGGCGGGGCCGTCGGTGCAGGCGGGTCCCATCGGCGACTGGGACGACGCGGACACCCCGCGGACGCGACTCGTCTTCATCGGGAGCGAGATGGACGAGACGAGACTCCGAACGGAGCTCGACGACTGTCTCGTCGACGAGCGCGAACGCGCCGAACCCGCAGCGCGCGACGACCCGTTCCCGCTAGCGACGACCGTCGACGAGTGA